The following coding sequences lie in one Hyalangium ruber genomic window:
- a CDS encoding GMC oxidoreductase, with translation MGAESDPTSVVDRWGQVRAVEGLRVIDSSIIPAIPSVPTNLTTIMLAEKLAHELFR, from the coding sequence ATGGGCGCGGAGAGCGATCCGACCTCGGTCGTGGATCGATGGGGACAGGTTCGGGCCGTGGAAGGCCTACGGGTCATCGATTCGTCGATCATTCCGGCGATCCCGTCGGTTCCTACCAATCTGACCACGATCATGTTGGCCGAGAAGCTCGCCCATGAGCTGTTCCGATGA
- a CDS encoding amidohydrolase: MSALRLLALSHLLLVGLHARGDELRPGADLIVFNAKITTQHLAQPTASAVAIKRGRIYAVGDDAEILALKNSKTKLIDAEGHRLIPGINDAHVHVLNENNYNYNVRWDGVPTLSRALEMLKEQAKRTPKGQWVKVIGGWSPYQFKENRFPTLEELNAAVPDRPYIVQYAYNQAFLNELAMKEIGVGTPKFQMPPGTEFEKDMQGKYTGVVRGFTWTFVALEAVVPLPSFAEKVNSLAYAINDLNRFGVVSALESGSIIPYPEGHKPIEALIRDQRLNVRFPFMDLQLVEPGASMVDAEIDAITKKSPTSPGDNTHPTLAHGHEYQTNGEVLNAQLHDHENFDRPAVVIDREFMRKTVEEDVGKLVKRRSPFRMHISYDENISPFLDALEALNKKTPFDGLRWSIEHAETISPKNIERIKKLGGGIALDDKMALHGDGFIKTHGREVALQTPRLRQLVDSGIPLAMTTDGFRASSYNPWVAIQWMVTGKSVSGSEILAKDNRLSREEALKLYTLGAAWFTKTENESGRIAPGNLADFALLSTDYFSVPEEEIQHITSVMTVVDGKVVFGAGKYSKLAPELPKIIPTWSPIKYFGGYYGAK, from the coding sequence ATGTCTGCACTCCGACTCCTGGCTCTCTCGCACCTGTTGCTCGTCGGCCTCCATGCGCGTGGAGACGAGCTTCGTCCCGGGGCCGATCTGATCGTTTTCAACGCGAAGATCACCACTCAGCACCTAGCGCAGCCGACGGCTTCCGCGGTCGCGATCAAAAGAGGGCGGATCTACGCAGTGGGCGACGACGCCGAGATCCTCGCCCTCAAGAACAGCAAAACCAAACTGATCGATGCGGAGGGGCATCGCCTGATCCCGGGCATCAATGATGCCCACGTCCACGTGCTGAATGAGAACAACTACAACTACAACGTGAGGTGGGACGGGGTTCCCACCTTGAGCCGCGCCCTCGAGATGTTGAAGGAACAGGCCAAAAGAACGCCCAAGGGCCAATGGGTCAAGGTGATCGGGGGTTGGTCGCCGTATCAGTTCAAGGAGAACCGGTTCCCGACCTTGGAGGAGCTGAACGCCGCGGTACCTGACCGGCCGTACATCGTTCAATACGCCTACAACCAGGCGTTCTTGAACGAGTTGGCGATGAAGGAGATCGGCGTGGGAACCCCCAAGTTCCAGATGCCGCCCGGCACGGAATTCGAGAAAGACATGCAAGGCAAGTACACCGGCGTCGTGCGAGGGTTCACCTGGACCTTCGTGGCGCTCGAAGCGGTGGTCCCGTTGCCTTCCTTCGCGGAGAAGGTGAACTCGCTCGCCTACGCGATCAACGACTTGAACCGGTTCGGAGTGGTATCGGCGCTGGAGTCCGGCAGCATCATCCCCTACCCGGAAGGGCACAAGCCCATCGAAGCCCTGATCAGGGATCAGCGTTTGAACGTTCGTTTCCCTTTCATGGATCTCCAGCTCGTCGAGCCCGGCGCTTCGATGGTGGACGCCGAGATCGATGCCATCACCAAGAAGTCTCCGACCAGCCCCGGGGACAACACGCACCCGACCCTGGCGCATGGTCACGAATACCAAACCAACGGAGAAGTGCTGAACGCCCAACTCCACGACCATGAGAACTTCGACCGGCCGGCTGTGGTGATCGATCGGGAATTCATGCGAAAGACCGTCGAAGAGGACGTGGGCAAGCTGGTGAAGCGGCGAAGCCCGTTCCGGATGCATATCAGCTACGACGAGAACATCTCTCCATTCCTGGATGCTCTGGAAGCGCTGAACAAGAAAACGCCTTTCGACGGCCTGCGGTGGAGCATCGAGCACGCCGAAACGATCAGCCCGAAAAACATCGAAAGGATCAAGAAACTGGGCGGCGGAATCGCGCTGGACGACAAGATGGCGCTCCACGGAGACGGCTTCATCAAGACCCACGGCCGCGAGGTGGCCCTGCAGACGCCTCGCTTGCGTCAGCTCGTCGACAGCGGGATCCCGCTGGCCATGACCACCGACGGATTCAGGGCTTCTTCTTACAACCCGTGGGTGGCTATCCAGTGGATGGTCACCGGCAAGTCGGTGTCGGGCTCGGAGATCCTGGCCAAGGACAACCGCCTGAGCCGGGAAGAGGCGCTCAAACTCTATACTTTGGGTGCCGCGTGGTTCACCAAGACCGAGAACGAGAGCGGGAGGATCGCGCCGGGCAACCTAGCGGACTTCGCGCTGCTGAGCACCGACTACTTCTCGGTGCCGGAAGAGGAGATCCAGCATATCACTTCCGTGATGACCGTCGTGGACGGGAAGGTCGTGTTCGGTGCGGGCAAATACAGCAAACTCGCTCCGGAACTGCCGAAGATCATCCCGACGTGGTCCCCGATCAAGTACTTCGGCGGCTACTATGGCGCGAAATGA
- a CDS encoding alpha/beta hydrolase, with amino-acid sequence MAEHIIYLLGPFQVPGLGQERHVRVYAPNEAAGGAPVLFMFDGQNIFHDAPSFSGGWYVHHAVKQLAEQGLPAPVIVGIDHGGSSRLDELSPFTSGDSAGRADDLLAWVKAELAPQIAQEFKVRTDPAGTAVGGSSMGGLAALYAHFRHPDLFGAALCMSPSFWFAERKIFDYVAAQPKPWTSRIYIDAGAKEDGGSVVADAERLVHHLRERGWDDTSLCWIADQDGTHSEHDWRKRAPAALQFLFTGTPGKRPEAASSPPAGEVSPQPA; translated from the coding sequence ATGGCAGAGCACATCATCTACCTGTTGGGGCCTTTCCAGGTGCCCGGCCTGGGGCAGGAACGCCACGTGCGCGTGTACGCGCCGAACGAAGCGGCGGGTGGCGCGCCGGTGCTGTTCATGTTCGACGGACAGAACATCTTTCACGACGCGCCCTCGTTCTCGGGCGGGTGGTACGTCCACCACGCGGTGAAGCAGTTGGCGGAGCAGGGGCTGCCCGCGCCGGTCATCGTGGGGATCGACCACGGCGGCTCCTCGCGGCTCGACGAGCTGTCGCCCTTCACCTCGGGTGACAGCGCGGGGCGGGCGGATGACCTGCTCGCGTGGGTGAAGGCGGAGCTGGCTCCGCAAATCGCCCAGGAGTTCAAGGTGCGGACGGACCCGGCGGGCACCGCCGTGGGCGGCTCATCGATGGGCGGCCTCGCCGCGCTCTACGCGCACTTCCGCCATCCGGACCTGTTCGGCGCCGCGCTGTGCATGTCGCCGTCCTTCTGGTTCGCGGAGCGGAAGATCTTCGACTACGTCGCCGCGCAGCCGAAGCCCTGGACGTCGCGTATCTACATCGACGCGGGCGCCAAGGAGGACGGGGGCTCGGTCGTCGCCGACGCGGAGCGCCTGGTCCACCACCTGCGCGAGCGCGGCTGGGACGACACCTCGCTCTGCTGGATCGCGGACCAGGACGGAACGCACAGTGAGCACGACTGGCGCAAGCGCGCGCCCGCCGCGCTGCAGTTCCTCTTCACCGGAACGCCGGGCAAGCGTCCCGAGGCCGCCTCGTCACCGCCTGCAGGAGAGGTGTCCCCTCAACCCGCGTAG
- a CDS encoding LysR family transcriptional regulator, with amino-acid sequence MPFGYAAIMELRHVRYFAAVAEQLSVTRAAQLLHVSQPALSRQIRDLEEELGVELLERYPNSIALTEAGKVFLAECKVILRRVEDAVEKVRRKSPSHRSILRIGFAATPAVELLKQAMRVFHKQHPSIQIELKDLSSNGIVRGVRDLKLDLGITIGVAPQSFEGLAMKELGSYGVTVAFPKEHRFAKLKQVPLAEVAKEGLITFTKSEHPEAHSAIRKILSGFTEEPNIVMECDGISSLFAAVESGKGVAIGFETMAKLAGSRLNFRPVLPAPPRLPVVVIYDQAKLSSAGTDFLAILAAVKLKSLRPAAGLLIV; translated from the coding sequence ATGCCTTTTGGTTATGCTGCGATCATGGAACTCAGACACGTGAGGTATTTCGCGGCGGTTGCCGAGCAGCTCAGCGTGACCCGCGCGGCGCAACTGCTTCATGTTTCTCAACCTGCGCTCAGTCGGCAAATCCGCGACTTGGAGGAGGAGCTCGGAGTCGAGCTCCTCGAGCGATATCCCAATTCCATCGCTCTGACGGAAGCGGGCAAGGTGTTTCTCGCCGAATGCAAGGTCATCCTTCGTCGGGTCGAAGACGCCGTCGAGAAGGTGCGACGGAAATCGCCTTCGCATCGGTCCATCCTGAGGATCGGATTCGCCGCCACGCCGGCCGTGGAACTCCTGAAGCAAGCGATGCGGGTTTTCCACAAGCAGCATCCATCGATCCAGATCGAGCTAAAAGACCTGTCGAGCAACGGGATCGTCCGCGGCGTGAGGGATCTGAAGCTGGATCTCGGAATCACCATCGGCGTCGCCCCCCAGTCATTCGAGGGGCTGGCGATGAAAGAGCTCGGAAGCTACGGCGTCACCGTGGCTTTCCCCAAAGAGCACCGTTTCGCGAAGCTGAAGCAAGTGCCGTTGGCCGAAGTCGCGAAGGAAGGGCTGATCACCTTCACGAAGAGCGAGCACCCGGAGGCTCATTCGGCGATCCGGAAGATCCTCTCCGGGTTCACCGAGGAGCCGAACATCGTGATGGAGTGCGACGGGATCTCCAGTCTCTTCGCGGCCGTCGAGTCCGGCAAAGGCGTCGCGATCGGCTTCGAGACGATGGCTAAGCTCGCGGGCAGCCGGCTCAACTTCCGTCCGGTGCTGCCGGCCCCGCCCAGGCTGCCCGTCGTGGTGATCTACGATCAAGCCAAGCTGTCCTCGGCAGGGACCGACTTCCTGGCCATCCTGGCCGCCGTGAAGCTGAAGTCGCTTCGTCCGGCGGCGGGTCTGCTCATCGTCTGA